The following is a genomic window from Actinomadura rubteroloni.
GTAGTTGCGGATCTGCGTGCCCCAGCTGCTCGTGCCCTCGCCGCGCAGGGCGGACATCTTCTCCGCCTCCTCCTGCCGCTTGCGCTCCAGCAGCTTGGCCTGCAGCACGCCCATCGCCGTCGCCTTGTTCTGCAACTGGCTGCGCTCGTTCTGGCAGGACACGACGATCCCGGACGGCAGGTGAGTGATCCGGACGGCCGAGTCGGTCGTGTTGACGCCCTGGCCGCCGGGCCCGGACGAGCGGTACACGTCGATGCGCAGTTCCGACTCGTCGATGTCGACGTGGTCGCTCTGCTCCACCACCGGCACGACGTCCAGCCCGGCGAACGACGTCTGCCGCCGCGCCTGGCTGTCGAACGGGGAGATCCGGACGAGCCGGTGGGTGCCGTGCTCGCCGCGCAGCGTCCCGTAGGCGTAGGGGGCCTTGACGGCGAACGTCGTCGACTTGATCCCGGCCTCTTCGGCGTAGGACGTGTCGTAGACCTCCGTCGGGTAGCCGTGCCGCTCGGCCCAGCGCAGGTACATCCGCTGGAGCTGCTCGGCCCAGTCCGCCGCGTCCACGCCGCCGGCCTGCGCGTTGATCGTGACGAGCGCCTCGCGGGCGTCGTGCTCGCCCGACATCAGCGTCCGCACCTCGAGCTGCTGGACGGACTTGTGCAGCCCCGACAGCTCGTCGTCGGCCTCGCGGCGGGTGTCGTCGTCGTCCATCTCGTCGGCCATCTCATAGAGCGTGGCGACGTCCTCCAGGCGCTGGCGCAGCCCCTCGACGCGGTTCAGCTCGCTCTCCAGGTACGACAGCCGGCGCGTGACCGACTGGGCGTGCTCCTGGTCGTTCCACAGCGCCGGGTCGGCGGACTGCTCGCGCAGCTCGGCGATGTCACGGCGCATGGCGTCGAGGTCGAGCACCTGCTCGATGCCC
Proteins encoded in this region:
- the prfB gene encoding peptide chain release factor 2 translates to MAGIDVKDQLKELDSTLTGIEQVLDLDAMRRDIAELREQSADPALWNDQEHAQSVTRRLSYLESELNRVEGLRQRLEDVATLYEMADEMDDDDTRREADDELSGLHKSVQQLEVRTLMSGEHDAREALVTINAQAGGVDAADWAEQLQRMYLRWAERHGYPTEVYDTSYAEEAGIKSTTFAVKAPYAYGTLRGEHGTHRLVRISPFDSQARRQTSFAGLDVVPVVEQSDHVDIDESELRIDVYRSSGPGGQGVNTTDSAVRITHLPSGIVVSCQNERSQLQNKATAMGVLQAKLLERKRQEEAEKMSALRGEGTSSWGTQIRNYVLHPYQVVKDLRTGVEVGNPTSVLDGDLDEFIEAEIRWLRQREAE